The following proteins are encoded in a genomic region of Trypanosoma brucei gambiense DAL972 chromosome 8, complete sequence:
- a CDS encoding PPIase, putative, which produces MSLSSTTINCLGCTTTQGSTASGTQYVSHRHRLQRTSCWMELACFNGFPETPSLSGSLVQQRHNLLDSVKSAGPPGPVFRVEFELFDDESPKTCANFRNLCAGRTTSRKGETYWFQGVVPSYRGTYFHKIIPQFCAQGGDLTMRVDNGANHLSSFGRGWFADEYKRRRMNEVGLLAMANNGPNSNGSQFFITTSDSNEKALNGRHVCFGRVVQGLKEFMHEVAPFGDSAGYPSRFIVVTDCGEGPLPATLGSTLPDKTPAADISEEGAREGGRVSVKSPSGG; this is translated from the coding sequence ATGTCCTTGTCATCCACAACAATCAACTGTCTTGGTTGCACAACCACACAAGGTTCAACCGCCTCCGGTACGCAGTATGTTAGCCACAGACACCGACTGCAGCGGACCTCCTGCTGGATGGAGCTCGCATGTTTTAACGGTTTCCCAGAAACCCCATCCCTCTCCGGGTCTTTAGTTCAGCAACGTCATAATTTGCTGGACTCTGTCAAATCCGCGGGGCCTCCGGGGCCTGTCTTTCGCGTGGAATTTGAACTTTTTGATGATGAATCGCCCAAGACTTGTGCGAACTTCAGGAATTTGTGCGCAGGGCGCACAACCAGCCGGAAGGGTGAGACATACTGGTTCCAGGGTGTCGTGCCTTCCTACCGCGGGACATACTTTCACAAGATTATTCCACAATTCTGCGCTCAAGGCGGGGACCTCACCATGCGGGTAGACAATGGCGCGAATCATTTGAGTAGCTTCGGTCGCGGTTGGTTCGCGGATGAGTATAAGCGACGGCGGATGAACGAAGTCGGGCTCTTGGCGATGGCCAACAACGGACCCAACAGCAACGGCTCGCAATTTTTCATAACCACGTCTGACTCAAATGAGAAGGCGCTCAACGGTCGTCACGTTTGCTTTGGCCGAGTGGTGCAGGGCCTGAAGGAGTTCATGCATGAGGTTGCTCCCTTTGGCGACAGTGCTGGCTATCCATCACGTTTTATTGTCGTTACGGACTGCGGGGAAGGGCCACTACCAGCTACGCTCGGCTCCACATTGCCGGATAAAACACCTGCAGCTGATATTAGCGAAGAAGGAGCTCGGGAAGGCGGGAGGGTGTCGGTGAAGTCCCCTTCCGGCGGGTAG